CAGTGCATTGGCTCCAGGAAGCTGGTAAATACCAATTGCCGCCGCCGGCTTGTTGTTCAGTTTCGCGATCTGATTGTAGCTGTTAGACCCAAGCTCTACACGACCCACATCCCGAATACGTACAATTTGAGCGCTACTACTTTGATTAGCCGTTTGATTGGACTGTTGTGCGATTGTTTTCACAATGATATTGGCAAATTGATCGACATCAGCAAGTTGTCCCGGAACATTCACTGTAAATTGATATGAGGCTTTACTGCTGGTAGGTGGCGCACCAATTTGCCCGGAAGAAACTTCCTGGTTTTGATGACTAATGGCTTGCAGAACATCACTTGGATTTAGGGAGTAAGCCAACATTTTTTTGGGATCCAGCCAAACACGCATCGCATATGTCCCGGTTCCAAAAATAAGCACATTTCCTACCCCAGGTAAACGCGACAACTCATCTTGCATATTAATCGCAGCATAATTATCCAGAAATAGTCCATCGTATTCATTATTTTTGGAGGTTAGGGTAATAAATTGAAGAATGGCCGTTGATTTTTGTTGGACCAAAACCCCTTGTTTTTGCACTGATTCAGGCAGCTGAGCCATGGCAGACTGAACCCGGTTTTGCACCAATACTTGGGCAAAATTAAGGTCCGTGCCGATTGCAAAAGTAACAATCAAAGTATAGGTACCATTATTCGTGCTGTTGGATTGCATATACAACATGTTTTCCACACCATTCACTTGTTGTTCAATAGGCAGAGCTACTGTTTTGATGAGTGTTTTCGCATCCGCTCCAGGATAGGTGGTGGTTACCTGTATGGTGGGTGGGACTATGGCAGGATATTGAGATACGGGTAATATAAATACAGCTACCGCGCCCAATAGCACTATGAGTAGTGCGATAACGTTTGCCAATATAGGCCGCTCAATAAAAAATTTAGAAATCATTCTGCCGTTTTCTCACTTGTTGTAACAATTCCTTCGAACAACGCATGCCTGACATGATTAATGCTTGGCTTCCCCATTATTTTTTGGTGGTGTTGTTTTCTCACGTGGCTCAACCTTATTACCAGGAGTCGCATTCTGCAGGCCTTCAATAATTACTCTGTCTTGAGCGGTAAGTCCCGTTGCAACCGCCCGCATTCCCTCTTCTACACTACCTAATTTGACCCTTTTCGTGACCACAACATTGTTCTCATCCACAGTCAATATATAAGAGCCAATTTGGTCATAAAGGATTGCAGTATCCGGCACAGTTAATTGTTTTTTAGGTCTGGAGATTGCAACTCGCACTTGCACAAAAAGGCCAGGAACAAAAATGTACTCTTTATTTTGTAAAACAGCGCGAAGCTCCATAGTTCCTGTAGACGCGTTAAGGCCGGTATTAACGAAATCCAGCGTTGCCTTATACTTCGTTTTAGGATCATTTTGTAAGCTTACTTCTACTGGAATTTTATTAATATCTTCCGGTTTAAACCCACGTGCGCGAGCCGCCGCGCGTAAGTTGATTAAATCAATCTCATTCAGATTAAAGTAAACATAGATGGGATTTATCTGCTCAATGGTGGCTAAATTAGTGGCTTCTCCATGTCCCACAAGGTTACCTATATCCACCAAATGCCGACCAATACGTCCATCAAATGGAGCCGAAATATGAGTATAACTATAATTAATGGCAGCATTTACTTCATCAGCTTCTGATTTATCCAATTCTGCAGCAATCTCGAGAGTTTTGGCGTACCATTTTTCAACTTCATTTAGCGAAGTGGCATGCTCTTTGTACATACGCTGTTGGCGTGCATATTCGGATTTGTTGTATATAAGTGATGCTTTTGCTGCAGCAACAGTCGCTTTCGCAGCCCTAAGTTTTTCAAAATAGGGCTCGGGCTGAATTACAAAGAGCTCTTTGCCTTTTTTTACAAACGTACCATCTACAAACTCGATTGAATCAAGATAACCTTCGACACGTGCAACCAAATTAACCGAGTTATAAGCTACAGTACTCCCGGTTTGGGTCACATATTCTGCCATTTCAGCAATGATGGGTTTTTGCACGACAACGGCAGGTACCGGGATGGTCGGCGCATTGGTTTTGCCAAAAAAATGTGAAATCAAATAAATAAGAAGTAAAATAGCAACAACTATCCCGGCAATT
The DNA window shown above is from Legionella sp. PC997 and carries:
- a CDS encoding efflux RND transporter periplasmic adaptor subunit encodes the protein MNFNRDSKSVKIAGIVVAILLLIYLISHFFGKTNAPTIPVPAVVVQKPIIAEMAEYVTQTGSTVAYNSVNLVARVEGYLDSIEFVDGTFVKKGKELFVIQPEPYFEKLRAAKATVAAAKASLIYNKSEYARQQRMYKEHATSLNEVEKWYAKTLEIAAELDKSEADEVNAAINYSYTHISAPFDGRIGRHLVDIGNLVGHGEATNLATIEQINPIYVYFNLNEIDLINLRAAARARGFKPEDINKIPVEVSLQNDPKTKYKATLDFVNTGLNASTGTMELRAVLQNKEYIFVPGLFVQVRVAISRPKKQLTVPDTAILYDQIGSYILTVDENNVVVTKRVKLGSVEEGMRAVATGLTAQDRVIIEGLQNATPGNKVEPREKTTPPKNNGEAKH